From a single Frankiaceae bacterium genomic region:
- a CDS encoding AAA family ATPase: MTPDRLVVLTGGPGGGKTTLLDHLAGLGHAVSPEAGRAIIRDQALIGGRLRDDQVAFAETILTWEMRSYRAALALPGPVFFDRGVVDVAASYLLLGLPVPPHVEAAVAAFPYRRSVFVAAPWREIYTTDADRTQSWEEAVRTYDAVVAAYECFGYDLVELPRASVEERAAFVLERV; the protein is encoded by the coding sequence ATGACCCCCGACCGCCTCGTGGTGCTCACCGGAGGGCCGGGCGGCGGGAAGACGACGTTGCTGGACCACCTCGCCGGGCTCGGCCACGCGGTGTCGCCCGAGGCGGGCCGCGCGATCATCCGCGACCAGGCGCTCATCGGCGGGCGGCTGCGGGACGACCAGGTGGCGTTCGCCGAGACGATCCTCACCTGGGAGATGCGGTCGTACCGTGCCGCGCTCGCGTTGCCGGGGCCTGTCTTCTTCGACCGGGGCGTCGTGGACGTCGCGGCGTCGTACCTGCTCCTCGGCCTGCCCGTGCCGCCGCACGTCGAGGCGGCGGTGGCGGCGTTCCCCTATCGACGGTCGGTGTTCGTGGCGGCGCCGTGGCGGGAGATCTACACGACCGACGCGGACCGGACGCAGTCGTGGGAGGAGGCCGTGCGGACGTACGACGCGGTCGTCGCGGCGTACGAGTGCTTCGGCTACGACCTCGTGGAGCTGCCTCGGGCCTCGGTCGAGGAGCGGGCGGCGTTCGTGCTGGAGCGCGTGTGA